A genome region from Microbacterium profundi includes the following:
- a CDS encoding TnsA-like heteromeric transposase endonuclease subunit, which produces MTLTQDWLAAIDGTNALAATIEFSRHGLLQHADPVDAARVMFEDADPVREFPSWPGKRNFEGKLWMASTGRHVPFESFWERSFLTSLDRTGDVVGVASQPMWIRWRSPKRSHAPDYFVRRSDGSALLVDVRPVELIKPEDSIKFELTRRLAAALGWSYLVFDQLPGATQANLRFLLRYREPAWLEGVDIAALGLTGQMSLGSLAATLGGVARSGVGAAYALVWSGVAVADLRRPLSMTTVVDLGAAS; this is translated from the coding sequence ACACGGCCTCCTCCAGCACGCAGACCCCGTTGACGCGGCGCGCGTGATGTTCGAGGATGCGGATCCGGTTCGCGAGTTCCCGTCGTGGCCGGGCAAGCGCAACTTCGAGGGCAAGCTGTGGATGGCCTCGACGGGCCGGCACGTTCCGTTCGAGTCGTTCTGGGAGCGCTCGTTCCTGACCTCGCTGGACCGGACGGGGGATGTCGTCGGGGTGGCGAGCCAGCCGATGTGGATCCGCTGGCGGTCACCGAAGCGCTCCCACGCGCCCGACTATTTCGTGCGCCGCTCCGATGGGAGTGCGCTGCTCGTCGACGTGAGGCCGGTCGAGTTGATCAAGCCCGAAGACAGCATCAAGTTTGAACTCACTCGTCGCCTTGCTGCCGCACTGGGATGGTCCTATCTCGTCTTCGATCAGCTTCCCGGCGCCACCCAGGCGAACCTGCGCTTCCTGCTTCGGTACCGCGAGCCTGCGTGGCTGGAGGGCGTCGACATCGCCGCGCTCGGGCTCACCGGTCAGATGAGCTTGGGCTCGCTCGCGGCGACCCTCGGTGGCGTTGCCCGCTCAGGTGTCGGCGCCGCGTATGCACTCGTGTGGAGCGGAGTTGCCGTGGCGGATCTACGACGTCCCCTGTCGATGACGACCGTCGTCGACCTCGGAGCGGCATCATGA
- a CDS encoding DDE-type integrase/transposase/recombinase, which produces MSIHPGDIIRWQGGSHQVVAIRPTYLTLRAVDGDGDDVEVLAADLQHEGEPAAQASLRSLLDMRSLQDLDARDRKIVDVWLEELSRFDKLVAAGVTKPEARQQVIDDVNRRLGTDYGPVKVSRQQRALEEFGVSGLLDRRRHGLADMPGRSYDERLIDAILTVQAGQERKSTGTGTRLIWLVRRELDDRFGEGVVSMPSRATMYRLLSELDAGKHTLGTARTRRTTANQPDHMHGVRSGVRPGEQVLIDTTPMEILVECDGEPVRPDLTLLLCEASRSVLSGIVTVGSRSIDLVVVLARALVPYASRPDGVRANRRQVSEAWTGADGLMVERFEAMRDAQPYVFPESITTDRGASYVSRHFSDACRTLGISLTVSAGYSPTQKAKIERMFRTVKDQFTQYAIAFLGQSPDMRGDEVIATSQLLTLEQLQELFEDWVAVTWQNRPHKALRDPRNPRLMLTPNQMVAAYREVAPELQVPLTAEKYIALLPTEWRVINHYGVDIDLRVYDSTELGPLRKKRSPHHRRQGKWPFHVDPYNPMTVWLELGNQFLPLDWRSPYSGAPMADEVWRVARAQAAARGESEPSTDDLNEVMRRFMYKGNAWPTARQKKRAISARTDPLAITNQLPHMAPAAPPGGELSATGDVGDKETDVVAAKPAWPVAAPFGMTRSPDET; this is translated from the coding sequence ATGAGCATTCACCCGGGCGACATCATCCGGTGGCAGGGCGGAAGCCATCAGGTCGTCGCGATCCGACCCACCTATTTGACCTTGCGCGCCGTCGACGGCGACGGAGACGACGTGGAGGTGCTCGCGGCCGATCTGCAGCATGAGGGGGAACCTGCCGCACAGGCATCGCTCCGCTCACTGCTGGACATGCGCAGCCTGCAGGACCTCGACGCGCGTGACCGCAAGATCGTCGACGTGTGGCTGGAGGAGCTCTCGCGGTTCGACAAGCTCGTGGCGGCAGGCGTGACGAAGCCGGAGGCGCGGCAGCAAGTTATCGACGACGTCAACCGTCGTCTCGGAACCGACTACGGCCCGGTCAAGGTCTCGCGCCAGCAACGCGCTCTCGAGGAGTTCGGGGTGAGCGGTCTTCTCGATCGACGTCGCCACGGCCTGGCTGACATGCCCGGTCGCTCCTACGACGAGCGCCTCATCGACGCGATCCTGACTGTCCAGGCCGGCCAGGAACGGAAATCGACGGGCACCGGAACGCGACTGATCTGGCTCGTCCGCAGAGAGCTGGACGACCGCTTCGGCGAGGGCGTGGTGTCGATGCCGAGCCGCGCGACGATGTACCGGCTCCTGAGCGAGCTCGACGCTGGCAAGCACACGCTCGGGACGGCCCGTACCCGGCGCACCACGGCGAATCAGCCTGATCACATGCACGGGGTGCGGTCGGGGGTTCGACCAGGTGAGCAGGTGCTGATCGACACGACGCCGATGGAGATCCTCGTCGAGTGCGACGGTGAACCCGTCCGCCCCGACCTCACCCTGTTGCTGTGTGAGGCGTCGAGGTCGGTGCTCTCCGGGATTGTCACCGTCGGCTCTCGCAGCATCGACCTGGTGGTGGTCCTTGCCCGCGCTCTCGTGCCGTACGCGTCCCGCCCGGATGGTGTGCGTGCGAACCGGCGTCAGGTGTCGGAAGCGTGGACCGGCGCGGACGGGCTCATGGTTGAGAGGTTCGAGGCGATGCGTGACGCGCAGCCGTACGTCTTCCCGGAGTCGATCACGACCGACCGTGGTGCGTCGTACGTTTCTCGGCACTTCTCGGATGCGTGCCGGACGTTGGGGATCTCATTGACGGTCAGCGCGGGGTACTCGCCGACGCAGAAGGCGAAGATCGAGCGGATGTTCCGCACCGTCAAAGACCAGTTCACCCAGTACGCGATCGCGTTCCTCGGGCAGAGCCCCGATATGCGAGGTGACGAGGTAATCGCGACGAGCCAGCTGCTCACCCTCGAGCAGCTGCAGGAGCTCTTCGAGGACTGGGTCGCGGTGACCTGGCAGAACCGGCCCCACAAGGCGCTGCGCGACCCCCGCAACCCTCGGCTGATGCTGACCCCGAACCAGATGGTCGCCGCGTACCGGGAAGTCGCTCCGGAGCTGCAGGTGCCGCTGACGGCCGAGAAGTACATCGCGCTTCTCCCGACCGAGTGGCGTGTGATCAACCATTACGGCGTTGACATCGACCTGCGTGTCTACGACTCCACGGAACTCGGCCCGCTGCGCAAGAAGCGGTCCCCGCACCATCGGCGGCAAGGCAAGTGGCCGTTCCACGTCGACCCCTACAACCCGATGACGGTGTGGCTGGAGCTCGGTAACCAGTTCCTCCCGCTGGACTGGCGGTCCCCGTACAGCGGCGCTCCGATGGCTGACGAGGTGTGGCGGGTCGCGCGTGCTCAGGCTGCCGCTCGCGGCGAGAGCGAGCCGAGTACCGACGACCTCAACGAGGTGATGCGCCGGTTCATGTACAAAGGCAACGCCTGGCCGACGGCTCGGCAGAAGAAGCGTGCGATCAGCGCACGGACGGATCCGTTGGCCATCACCAACCAACTCCCACACATGGCACCCGCAGCCCCACCGGGCGGCGAGCTTTCGGCTACTGGTGACGTCGGCGACAAGGAAACCGATGTTGTCGCGGCGAAGCCGGCGTGGCCGGTCGCGGCACCGTTCGGGATGACCCGGTCGCCGGATGAGACGTGA
- a CDS encoding TniB family NTP-binding protein translates to MFDDLLGDFDFDAPSTDFDYATKEGWREFVEFVAQRPLSITLAEYDAMDSSDRALFNIARERFMTLGARVATPSLRQVAVAIRHAMTDNRSPDASKSGVIISGRPGLGKTTAVQEFGRAFERARRQRATASQRNLIPVAYVPVPTHATAKTMITKLADFYAIPYSRNANYEVLLSRVSHVMRECRTELVIIDDIHRLDLHYRGNEQVADALKELSERCPGTMVYAGVDVARNGLFWGSRGEQIMARFELVKFDTYGTGETADASVWGRILVDLEDSLCLISQPDAEILTVAAELRDLSRGSIGRVARAVRRGARRAIELHTERLDLDDVLASLAKIREAEGWVEEEENRPSPRPKRGRPARAK, encoded by the coding sequence ATGTTCGATGACCTGCTGGGAGACTTCGACTTCGACGCCCCGTCCACCGACTTCGACTACGCCACAAAGGAAGGATGGCGCGAGTTCGTCGAGTTCGTCGCGCAACGGCCACTCTCGATCACACTGGCCGAGTACGACGCGATGGACTCCTCAGACCGTGCCCTGTTCAACATTGCACGCGAACGGTTCATGACGCTCGGCGCCCGGGTCGCGACGCCATCGCTGCGGCAGGTCGCGGTGGCGATCCGCCACGCGATGACCGACAACCGCTCCCCAGACGCCAGCAAGTCCGGGGTGATCATCTCCGGCCGGCCAGGTCTCGGGAAGACCACCGCGGTCCAGGAGTTCGGCAGGGCGTTCGAGCGAGCCCGACGCCAGCGCGCCACGGCCTCGCAACGCAACTTGATCCCCGTCGCATACGTGCCCGTGCCGACGCACGCGACGGCGAAGACAATGATCACCAAGCTCGCCGACTTCTACGCCATCCCGTACTCCCGCAACGCGAACTACGAGGTCCTCCTCAGCCGCGTGAGCCATGTGATGCGCGAATGCCGCACGGAACTCGTGATCATCGACGACATCCACCGGCTCGATCTGCACTACCGCGGCAACGAACAAGTCGCCGACGCTCTGAAGGAACTGTCCGAGAGGTGTCCCGGCACGATGGTCTACGCCGGGGTCGACGTCGCCCGCAACGGCCTGTTCTGGGGCTCGCGCGGCGAGCAGATCATGGCCCGATTCGAGCTGGTCAAGTTCGACACGTACGGGACTGGCGAGACAGCTGATGCCTCGGTGTGGGGTCGCATCCTCGTCGACCTCGAAGACTCACTGTGTCTGATCTCGCAACCTGACGCGGAGATACTCACGGTCGCTGCGGAGCTCCGCGACCTGTCCCGCGGTTCCATCGGCCGCGTCGCCAGAGCGGTCCGCCGAGGCGCGCGCCGCGCCATCGAGCTGCACACTGAACGCCTCGACCTTGACGACGTGCTCGCGTCGCTGGCGAAAATCCGTGAGGCGGAAGGCTGGGTCGAGGAAGAAGAGAACCGGCCCTCACCGCGGCCCAAACGAGGCCGACCTGCTCGCGCGAAATGA
- a CDS encoding IS3 family transposase (programmed frameshift) produces the protein MSLSSPVAVVAADDGVVSAPSIPDGPTRRRSFSPGQKLQYLSEYEVACETGEGAGYLRRHGLYSSLISEWRKQRDAGLLEGKNPGEAVGRPSAAQAENARLKAQLRKAEVELSMTRTALEIMGKAPRALGADLRERGHRPAAREALMNTYVELAAADVPTRQAAALTGVARATATRAASRARRPDPEPPSARPAPANKLSSVERSLVLSTLNSDEFVDKPPLQIYPILLERGEYVGSVSTMYRVLREHTQVRERRRLATHPPRKVPELIATAVGQVYTWDITKLAGPVKGTYYDAYVMIDIFSRYIVGAIVHACEDGLLAKEMMTDAFGIHGTPEVVHSDGGPSMTSKTVRTLLADLGVTASRSRPHVSNDNPYSEALFKTMKYLPVFPDRFVSLAHARQFLDEFVHAYNHHHRHTGIGMHTPADVHYGHADAIDRDRDATLEAARRAHPERFTTRQTRPKILDRDPAAWINQPPTDEIQLAA, from the exons ATGAGTTTGAGTTCCCCGGTCGCGGTCGTCGCGGCCGATGATGGAGTCGTGAGCGCACCCTCGATCCCGGACGGGCCGACGCGTCGGCGTTCGTTCTCGCCGGGCCAGAAGTTGCAGTACCTGTCCGAGTACGAGGTCGCGTGCGAGACGGGTGAGGGCGCGGGATACCTGCGCCGACATGGCCTGTACTCGTCGCTGATCTCGGAGTGGCGCAAGCAGCGCGACGCGGGTCTGCTGGAGGGCAAGAACCCCGGCGAAGCGGTCGGTCGTCCCAGCGCCGCGCAGGCCGAGAACGCCCGGTTGAAGGCGCAACTGCGGAAGGCCGAGGTGGAGTTGTCGATGACGCGGACGGCGTTGGAGATCATGGGAAAAGCGC CACGCGCTCTTGGGGCAGATCTCCGAGAGCGCGGACACCGACCCGCGGCGCGGGAAGCGCTCATGAACACCTACGTCGAACTGGCCGCCGCGGACGTGCCGACCCGGCAGGCGGCAGCCCTGACCGGCGTGGCGCGTGCGACCGCGACCCGCGCCGCCTCCCGCGCACGCCGACCGGACCCCGAGCCGCCGTCGGCTCGTCCTGCCCCAGCGAACAAGCTCTCGAGCGTCGAGCGGTCGCTGGTGCTGTCCACGCTCAACAGTGACGAGTTCGTCGACAAGCCGCCGTTGCAGATCTATCCCATCCTGCTCGAGCGCGGCGAATACGTGGGCTCGGTCTCGACCATGTATCGGGTGCTGCGCGAGCACACGCAGGTACGGGAGCGGCGCCGGCTCGCGACCCATCCGCCGCGGAAGGTGCCGGAGCTGATCGCGACCGCCGTCGGGCAGGTCTATACCTGGGACATCACGAAACTCGCCGGCCCTGTCAAAGGCACGTACTACGACGCGTACGTGATGATCGACATCTTCTCCCGCTACATCGTCGGCGCCATCGTGCACGCCTGCGAGGACGGCCTACTCGCCAAGGAGATGATGACCGACGCGTTCGGGATCCACGGCACCCCCGAGGTCGTGCACTCCGACGGCGGCCCCTCGATGACGTCGAAGACCGTCCGCACCCTGCTCGCCGATCTCGGCGTGACCGCGTCCCGCTCCCGACCGCACGTGTCCAATGACAACCCCTACTCCGAAGCGCTGTTCAAGACGATGAAGTACCTGCCCGTCTTCCCCGACCGGTTCGTCTCCCTCGCCCACGCACGGCAGTTCCTGGACGAATTCGTGCACGCCTACAACCACCACCACCGGCACACCGGCATCGGCATGCACACGCCCGCCGACGTGCACTACGGGCACGCCGACGCCATCGACCGCGACCGAGACGCCACACTCGAGGCCGCCCGCCGCGCCCACCCCGAACGGTTCACGACGCGACAGACGCGACCGAAGATCCTCGACCGAGACCCGGCCGCGTGGATCAACCAGCCACCAACCGACGAGATCCAACTCGCCGCCTAA
- a CDS encoding DUF3238 domain-containing protein gives MTHWSFIDAELERFMKLASRRSRATITVAVLALAISSGTATTAFAVAEAPSPSDFTIESTSEGFSVVSGDDLEARTLSANEEAGQTVSYVQGDDGEVATLLELEWLERQSGDAEDRSGQQQNEPTHIDADGNLVATGGVTPDQTTLPAQVGSKPLVAVLSTSSEVQIALGELYPAEATVLRDGHPVGTTTGGVYRDISVEPGTAYSYSIESVSTKRDSVVDEPLDASSPVADPEAMSLSLVAHTMPAEAPSLRNLDAAVTPYAVPTQQLNQWIHMTYIPQETVPIAWYEGMACSGATAFKGDNRGDTYPSDFSLPSHRTAIRVAANWQNPEPWNMYWEKSTGVTRKVVNGVVTETKQASTDGIQVLDTWMTGSVAHFDIRHDVADPFCSVGSVKYRETVQFWKSGAVAVNGRHNNVPNHESYASYNYDTLGNQVYTKVWNFSDASYPCLVGWMAWCDKSYTASRNF, from the coding sequence ATGACACACTGGAGCTTCATAGATGCGGAACTGGAGAGATTCATGAAGCTTGCAAGTCGGCGCTCACGCGCCACGATCACTGTCGCAGTTCTAGCCCTTGCTATCAGCTCTGGGACCGCCACCACAGCCTTCGCTGTTGCTGAGGCGCCGTCGCCGTCAGACTTCACAATTGAGTCGACATCAGAGGGCTTCTCAGTAGTTTCGGGCGACGATCTCGAGGCTCGGACGCTCTCGGCCAACGAAGAGGCTGGCCAGACAGTGTCATACGTTCAGGGTGACGACGGTGAAGTCGCGACTCTGCTTGAACTGGAGTGGTTGGAGCGGCAGAGCGGGGACGCAGAAGATCGAAGCGGCCAGCAACAAAACGAACCGACCCATATCGATGCCGATGGCAATCTCGTGGCTACTGGTGGCGTAACTCCTGACCAGACCACGCTGCCCGCTCAGGTGGGCAGCAAGCCTCTCGTTGCCGTTCTTAGCACGTCGTCCGAAGTACAGATTGCCCTCGGCGAACTGTACCCGGCCGAAGCCACGGTTCTTCGTGACGGGCATCCTGTCGGGACGACTACCGGCGGTGTCTACCGTGACATTTCAGTCGAGCCGGGTACCGCTTACAGCTACTCCATCGAGTCAGTCTCCACGAAACGTGACTCGGTGGTTGACGAGCCGCTAGATGCATCCTCGCCGGTAGCAGACCCCGAGGCCATGTCGCTTTCCTTGGTGGCGCACACTATGCCTGCTGAGGCACCGTCACTGCGCAACCTGGACGCTGCGGTCACGCCGTACGCTGTTCCCACTCAGCAGCTGAACCAGTGGATTCACATGACCTACATTCCACAGGAGACAGTGCCGATTGCGTGGTACGAGGGAATGGCCTGCAGTGGCGCGACCGCCTTCAAGGGCGACAATCGCGGAGACACTTATCCGAGCGACTTTTCCCTTCCCTCGCACCGTACAGCGATCCGCGTTGCTGCAAACTGGCAGAACCCGGAACCATGGAACATGTACTGGGAAAAAAGCACCGGTGTCACCCGGAAGGTCGTGAACGGCGTTGTAACAGAGACAAAGCAGGCCAGCACGGACGGTATTCAGGTCCTGGACACCTGGATGACCGGCAGCGTTGCTCACTTCGATATCCGACATGACGTCGCTGACCCGTTCTGCTCTGTCGGCAGTGTGAAGTATCGCGAGACGGTGCAATTCTGGAAATCAGGAGCGGTGGCCGTCAATGGCCGCCACAACAACGTTCCGAACCATGAGTCCTACGCGTCATACAACTACGACACCCTGGGCAACCAGGTCTACACGAAGGTCTGGAACTTCAGCGACGCGAGTTACCCGTGTCTCGTTGGATGGATGGCTTGGTGTGACAAGTCCTACACTGCTTCACGAAACTTCTAA